A genome region from Akkermansiaceae bacterium includes the following:
- the trpD gene encoding anthranilate phosphoribosyltransferase, producing the protein MDALIKHLENREELGSREIEVAANLLLDTSVPDEKKARLLLALSKKGETPAEIAGFVEAFLEHAVDPMTGGLDLGGPTLDVCGTGGDQLNLFNVSTTAMFIAAAAGAVVVKHGNRGITSKSGGADVLEALGVRIDLPPEGFRHCLEKAGVGFLFAPNYHPAFKAVAGVRKQLAAAGHRSIFNLIGPLLNPARPECQLVGVSDRSLCPAFAEILQRLGRESAWVVSGTAPGNRAVDEVSIMGATLICKSGSYQDIEDEEINPEDFGFRKARLEDLQGGDAKTNAAILEAILSGKETGPKRDIVLLNAAAALACAGLADHMDDAIGIAREAIASGAAIERLRLLQEACAS; encoded by the coding sequence ATGGACGCCCTGATCAAACATCTCGAAAACCGCGAGGAACTAGGCAGCCGCGAAATCGAAGTCGCGGCGAACCTCTTGCTGGACACCTCGGTGCCGGATGAAAAGAAAGCCCGGTTGCTGCTCGCACTCTCGAAAAAGGGTGAAACCCCCGCAGAGATCGCGGGATTCGTCGAGGCCTTCCTGGAGCACGCGGTCGATCCCATGACCGGGGGCTTGGATCTCGGCGGACCCACCCTGGATGTTTGCGGCACCGGCGGCGACCAGCTCAACCTCTTCAACGTCTCCACCACCGCCATGTTCATCGCCGCAGCTGCCGGGGCGGTGGTCGTGAAGCACGGCAACCGCGGCATCACCTCGAAAAGCGGCGGCGCGGACGTCCTCGAAGCGCTCGGTGTCCGCATCGACCTGCCGCCGGAGGGTTTCCGCCATTGCCTTGAAAAGGCGGGCGTCGGTTTCCTGTTCGCGCCGAACTACCACCCCGCCTTCAAGGCCGTCGCGGGCGTGAGGAAACAGCTCGCCGCCGCCGGGCACCGCAGCATTTTCAATCTCATCGGCCCTCTGCTCAACCCCGCCCGCCCCGAGTGCCAGCTCGTCGGCGTTTCCGACCGATCTCTCTGCCCGGCCTTCGCCGAAATCCTCCAGCGGCTCGGCCGGGAAAGCGCATGGGTTGTCAGCGGCACCGCACCCGGCAACCGCGCCGTCGATGAGGTCTCCATCATGGGAGCCACCCTGATCTGCAAGTCCGGCAGCTACCAGGATATTGAGGACGAGGAGATCAACCCCGAGGATTTCGGTTTCCGCAAAGCCCGCCTCGAAGACCTCCAGGGCGGCGACGCGAAAACCAACGCCGCCATCCTCGAAGCCATCCTTTCCGGCAAGGAAACCGGCCCGAAGCGCGACATCGTCCTCCTCAACGCCGCCGCCGCACTCGCCTGCGCCGGCCTGGCCGACCACATGGACGACGCGATCGGCATCGCCCGCGAAGCGATCGCCTCCGGCGCGGCGATCGAGCGGCTGCGGTTGCTTCAGGAAGCCTGTGCCTCCTGA
- a CDS encoding PEP-CTERM sorting domain-containing protein: MRNKITGLIVAPIFALCASSANAQSLGAAANYDIFALNGGTIELKDANQLFGQVAISNGAELDAGKESSTFDGTIFRHTGGTISGGSGLNPSGGIKSSASINSAINQANIDVANYVTYLNGLTATNSYNKQSSAFSFNSTKSLTVLDFKQIDLDGENFTLNGRVGGMDQFIIRVSEDFEFKEADLILNNLAVDNVIWYYSGDNNFDLHKSDDKNFMKFSGTVIAPNSKSEIRLGEVAFTGRVIGGGNMKLGSGFEFQGTAIPEPSSSIMLLIGVSSLMLVRRRKA, from the coding sequence ATGAGAAACAAAATCACTGGGCTAATCGTGGCTCCTATATTCGCGCTGTGCGCATCATCGGCAAATGCCCAATCCTTGGGAGCAGCTGCAAACTATGACATCTTCGCCCTCAATGGAGGAACAATCGAACTCAAGGACGCGAACCAATTATTCGGACAAGTTGCCATTTCAAATGGTGCGGAACTGGATGCCGGGAAGGAGTCCAGTACGTTTGACGGCACGATCTTCCGCCATACCGGCGGCACCATCTCCGGCGGAAGCGGCTTGAATCCCTCGGGAGGTATCAAGAGTTCGGCATCCATTAACAGCGCCATCAACCAGGCGAATATTGATGTTGCGAACTACGTGACTTACCTGAACGGCCTGACAGCCACCAATTCCTACAACAAGCAGAGCAGCGCCTTCTCGTTCAACTCTACAAAGAGCCTCACCGTTCTCGATTTCAAACAGATCGACCTAGATGGTGAAAATTTCACGCTCAACGGTCGTGTGGGTGGCATGGATCAGTTCATCATTCGCGTCAGCGAGGATTTCGAGTTCAAGGAAGCGGATCTCATCCTCAACAACCTCGCGGTTGACAATGTGATCTGGTATTACAGCGGGGACAACAACTTCGACCTGCACAAATCCGATGACAAAAACTTCATGAAGTTCTCCGGAACCGTGATTGCGCCGAACTCGAAATCAGAGATCAGGCTCGGCGAGGTAGCCTTCACAGGCAGGGTGATCGGCGGCGGGAACATGAAACTGGGTTCCGGCTTCGAATTCCAAGGAACTGCGATCCCAGAACCATCATCCAGCATCATGCTTCTGATTGGAGTGAGCAGCCTCATGCTGGTTCGACGCCGCAAGGCCTAG
- a CDS encoding antitoxin, whose protein sequence is MKTTIDLPPDLVREMKLRAVHEGRKLKDVAADLLKRGLRAGNSKPASLSPKDFLLSAPASAPEMTPERVRQILEETP, encoded by the coding sequence ATGAAAACGACCATCGACCTACCGCCAGATCTGGTGCGGGAAATGAAACTCCGTGCCGTCCACGAAGGCCGGAAGCTCAAGGATGTCGCGGCAGATCTCCTCAAGCGCGGACTCAGAGCGGGAAACTCTAAACCAGCCTCCCTCAGCCCGAAGGATTTCCTCCTCTCCGCCCCTGCCTCCGCCCCGGAGATGACTCCTGAGCGCGTCCGCCAAATCCTA